GGAAGTTGGGATATTTTTTCTAAATCGGATCGGCTTCGATCGTTCCCAGAGCTTTGGCTCTTCGATCGTTTTGACCCTGGCCGGCATAGTTTTATAACCCTCGATTAATATTCCGGCGGATAGTTGGGCCAGTTGTTCCTTGGTTGGTATCCCTTCGACCTGCGCCCAATAGGTTTTTTCCACTTTATTTTTAGGATTGCTGATCCGGTGGTTCATGGCGGTGTCGTTGGTCAGGAGCAGGAGCCCTTCGCTGTCGTAATCGAGGCGGCCGACGGAATAGATACCGGGGACCTTGATGAAATCTTTGAGCGTTTTCCGTCCCAGTTCGTCGGTGAACTGGCAGAGGACCTCAAAAGGCTTATTAAATATGGCGTATTTAAGCATTTAAATTCTCAAGTAATAAGTGATTGTATTTTTCAGAAAAACAAAAGTTTAGCTTAAAGGGGTGATATCCTGATAAATGACTCCAGATCCTTGCTTTTAGTGGGATATTTAGACGCTCTTCCTCTGATATTTGTTTAATATAACCTGATACTAGCCGATTATTCATTTTATCAGAAAAATCTTTTGGGGAGAGAATATCAATCACATGAATGTTTAAGTTGGATATATTATCAGCAATAAGCTGATTGATATGGAAATCGTTGAAACTATATCCAATAATTAACAAATGTTTATTGGTTTTTAATGCGTCTTTAAATAATTTGCGATACCAATCTGTTATTATATGCTCGATTGATTGCTTTTGTTTGCTAAACCCTTCGCCCAAAATCATTAGATTGTCGTTGTTGTTTGTTAGCCAATCTATTGAGCCATGAAGTTTTATATATTTAATATTTCTTTTGTCATCCAAATCGAAATTATTAATATCTGTTTTTACCGCTTTATTGGATTTGAAACTAATTGGAACAATAGTGTTGTTATCTTTAAAGGCTGGGGCACAAGGTCTAACTATTTGTCTTGTTCTTGAGCTAAAATATGGAAAGCATTTTTCAACAAATAAATCATGATTTAAGGTGAAGAAATAGTCTATGTTTTTTTCAAGAAAAATCAAAAAAGCGGTTTTTGTTGTATTTTCGTCTGTTCCTTTTATTGTATGACTAATTAGTAATTCTTGTTTGTCAAAAACTTGAATAATTGCTTTTTTGAGTTCGGCGGCTTCAATGATGGATAAATGATTATTTTTTTGGGCATGTTCATAAAGCTTTTCATAGTTATAGCTTGTATCCCACTTAAGAAGATGATTTTTAAGCTTTTCTGAAGATTGTACTTCCTTGCTATTAAATAGGAGAGACCAAATGTCATTAACAAGTAGTCCTCCAAAATTACAGGTAAAACCAGCGCCTGTTAATAATGTTGTATTATAATTATTCATAAATGTATTATATCAAGCATTTTTGGCTATTCGCGCGTTTACTTCATTCTTTCCTATGATTTGTCCCCATTTCTTTGACAGCAAAGAAATGGGGGAAAGAAACTGCTTAAGGGGATACCCCCTTAAGAATCCCCAGCCTTCAAAACGCCCCCGCAACAACCTGATCTTAGTAGGGTTGTTGCTAACCCCGCCCCCTC
This window of the Candidatus Margulisiibacteriota bacterium genome carries:
- a CDS encoding pseudouridine synthase — translated: MLKYAIFNKPFEVLCQFTDELGRKTLKDFIKVPGIYSVGRLDYDSEGLLLLTNDTAMNHRISNPKNKVEKTYWAQVEGIPTKEQLAQLSAGILIEGYKTMPARVKTIEEPKLWERSKPIRFRKNIPTSWIELTIREGKNRQVRKMTAAVGLPCLRLVRVAIGPLKLEGLPLGKYKEIIKPVI
- a CDS encoding SIR2 family protein, giving the protein MNNYNTTLLTGAGFTCNFGGLLVNDIWSLLFNSKEVQSSEKLKNHLLKWDTSYNYEKLYEHAQKNNHLSIIEAAELKKAIIQVFDKQELLISHTIKGTDENTTKTAFLIFLEKNIDYFFTLNHDLFVEKCFPYFSSRTRQIVRPCAPAFKDNNTIVPISFKSNKAVKTDINNFDLDDKRNIKYIKLHGSIDWLTNNNDNLMILGEGFSKQKQSIEHIITDWYRKLFKDALKTNKHLLIIGYSFNDFHINQLIADNISNLNIHVIDILSPKDFSDKMNNRLVSGYIKQISEEERLNIPLKARIWSHLSGYHPFKLNFCFSEKYNHLLLENLNA